One window of Mycoplasma cottewii genomic DNA carries:
- a CDS encoding type IV secretory system conjugative DNA transfer family protein, translating into MKKNKNELRDKLSTKLMINIFCFVLWPLTSFLLLTIIMIVVKEKNFSIIAGWLTYKRNIAADFSNFWTTNSSYRNWSIVIIVGGIFVFLIHFNYEKWWELIKKKIFKNKDLTQNNWEYNQFTKDGDLQAFKKKFKPGKPNFSLGMFNTKTKKQYLVNNTDSHAIVLGISGSMKTEKIVLPNIWYNATLPDDKKPNMVITDPKKQILARTGKMFLENGYKIKVFDFDDSLKSLYWNPLEQIWKTLHSKPKEQLDEFDYGKAYDKIIELVDMLPWTNEENSMWEQNAKNILILLLKFFLLYSLEEETFTLQHYTIANLIPTLSTDFIKNGSWIQTAKNYQNNNQYWFDLCSEQKPFIDIVPETLSGILTNATKAINAFSQNLTIKKITSNITFSIKELVRDESSPYVIFICFPDHKNIYSFLMNMLITQIYQEAVDYANTLPKQKLNRMLQFYLEEFNSLLLPQIPDWMAISRSRNIFFMLIIQSYEQLQKYSTKGRDFKAIKAQARLNFLLETNSEETLKSFSQSLGEKIIEKKSINESDNHTSTTTSEQKELIMSVSDLKYKNPDMTIITSGGSKPIAIKLTPAFDYLPIDEYIHPTTNKTNVVVEKVWDFSTMKEAKLDNVEVQKQKQIQQKQQRDRELRKSMNQAKKAGSLHFKKQ; encoded by the coding sequence ATGAAAAAAAATAAAAATGAACTAAGAGATAAATTATCAACTAAATTAATGATTAATATCTTTTGCTTTGTATTATGGCCTTTAACTTCGTTTTTACTTCTAACAATTATTATGATAGTTGTTAAAGAAAAAAATTTTTCTATAATTGCAGGTTGATTAACTTATAAGAGAAATATTGCTGCTGATTTTTCTAATTTCTGAACTACTAATAGTTCTTATAGAAATTGAAGCATTGTGATTATTGTTGGTGGTATATTTGTTTTCCTTATTCATTTCAATTATGAAAAATGATGAGAATTAATTAAAAAGAAAATTTTTAAAAATAAAGATCTTACTCAAAACAATTGAGAATATAACCAATTTACTAAAGATGGTGATCTACAAGCGTTTAAGAAAAAATTTAAACCTGGTAAACCTAATTTTAGTTTAGGTATGTTTAACACTAAAACTAAAAAACAATACTTAGTAAATAACACTGATTCTCACGCAATTGTTTTAGGAATATCTGGAAGTATGAAAACCGAAAAAATTGTTCTACCTAATATTTGATATAATGCAACATTACCTGATGATAAAAAACCTAATATGGTAATTACTGATCCTAAAAAACAAATATTAGCCAGAACTGGAAAAATGTTTTTAGAAAACGGTTATAAGATTAAAGTTTTTGATTTTGATGATTCATTAAAATCTTTATATTGAAATCCTTTAGAACAAATATGAAAAACTTTACATTCAAAACCTAAAGAACAATTAGATGAATTTGATTACGGTAAGGCTTATGACAAAATCATTGAACTAGTTGATATGCTTCCTTGAACTAATGAAGAAAATTCAATGTGAGAGCAAAACGCTAAAAATATTCTTATTTTGCTTTTAAAATTCTTTTTACTATATAGCTTAGAAGAAGAAACATTCACTTTACAACACTACACTATAGCTAATTTAATTCCTACTTTAAGCACTGATTTTATTAAAAACGGTAGTTGAATTCAAACTGCTAAAAATTATCAAAACAATAATCAATATTGATTTGATTTGTGTTCTGAACAAAAACCTTTTATCGATATTGTTCCTGAAACATTGTCTGGTATTTTAACTAATGCAACAAAAGCAATAAACGCATTTTCTCAAAATTTAACTATTAAAAAAATCACTAGCAACATAACTTTTAGTATTAAAGAACTTGTTAGAGATGAATCTAGTCCGTATGTAATATTTATTTGCTTTCCAGATCATAAAAATATTTATAGCTTTTTGATGAATATGTTAATTACTCAAATCTATCAAGAAGCTGTTGATTATGCAAATACATTACCAAAACAAAAATTGAATAGAATGTTACAGTTTTACTTAGAAGAGTTCAACTCATTGTTATTACCGCAAATTCCTGATTGAATGGCGATATCAAGAAGTAGAAACATATTCTTTATGTTAATTATTCAAAGTTATGAGCAATTACAAAAATATTCAACTAAAGGTAGAGATTTTAAAGCTATAAAAGCACAAGCTAGACTTAACTTCTTATTAGAAACTAACTCTGAAGAAACTTTAAAATCATTTTCTCAATCATTAGGAGAAAAAATTATTGAGAAAAAATCAATTAATGAAAGTGATAATCATACTTCAACAACTACTAGTGAACAAAAAGAACTAATAATGAGTGTTAGTGATTTGAAATATAAAAATCCTGATATGACTATTATTACTTCTGGTGGAAGTAAACCTATTGCTATTAAACTTACTCCTGCTTTTGATTATTTACCTATTGATGAGTATATTCACCCTACAACTAATAAAACAAATGTTGTTGTAGAAAAAGTATGAGATTTTAGCACAATGAAAGAAGCTAAATTAGATAACGTTGAAGTTCAAAAACAAAAACAAATACAACAAAAACAACAAAGAGATAGAGAACTAAGAAAATCAATGAATCAAGCTAAAAAAGCAGGTAGTTTACATTTTAAAAAACAGTAA
- a CDS encoding DNA methyltransferase produces MIIKENNETVYIVWALYDDSESSYQKAIKKYFDKQFVVYSIGINEPEKIKFKESNNYKYKQIDLSLTNDKLIEQLNKLPRPDIILASPPCESWSIADCGKKMFSKISSTDDQQEICTWEVRNRKYYETYNSTCSANKKRSFLKKEIARILGVATIGATINIIETFKPKVWVIENPTTSKTWEFQKEHWDFHTGYFENKTYYSAYNSNFSLKPTTFKSNIQLLLKAKKVPGNKEHMKKNNYSLRSSIPDELIKDIIEQIIAKLESIKKSMNFKSIRK; encoded by the coding sequence ATGATAATCAAGGAAAATAACGAAACTGTTTATATTGTATGAGCTTTATACGATGATTCTGAAAGTAGTTATCAAAAAGCTATTAAAAAATATTTTGATAAACAGTTTGTCGTTTATTCAATAGGAATTAACGAACCTGAAAAAATCAAGTTTAAAGAATCAAATAACTATAAATACAAGCAAATTGATTTGTCTTTAACTAACGATAAGTTAATTGAACAATTAAATAAATTACCACGTCCTGATATCATTTTAGCTTCTCCACCTTGTGAGAGTTGAAGTATAGCTGATTGTGGTAAGAAAATGTTTTCTAAAATTAGTTCAACTGATGATCAACAAGAAATTTGTACTTGAGAAGTAAGAAATCGTAAATATTATGAAACTTACAATTCAACTTGTTCTGCAAATAAAAAAAGAAGTTTTTTAAAAAAAGAAATCGCAAGAATACTTGGAGTTGCAACGATTGGAGCAACTATCAATATCATTGAAACTTTTAAACCTAAAGTTTGAGTAATTGAAAATCCGACAACTTCTAAAACTTGAGAATTTCAAAAAGAACATTGAGATTTTCATACTGGTTATTTTGAAAATAAAACTTATTATTCTGCTTATAATAGCAACTTTTCATTAAAACCTACAACGTTTAAAAGTAATATTCAATTGCTTTTAAAAGCTAAAAAAGTTCCAGGAAATAAAGAACATATGAAAAAGAATAATTATTCTTTAAGAAGTTCTATTCCTGATGAATTAATAAAAGATATTATCGAACAAATTATTGCTAAACTCGAATCTATTAAAAAGTCTATGAATTTTAAATCAATAAGGAAATAA
- the mobL gene encoding relaxase MobL has translation MIIKVEFSNKNVKKKENKKSGKVHDHDFYKSGTYIDYITRQQAVYIQKDDVTKQVLKQEYQDRNIEWEDFLDSKLKMNFLTDDQSKTGLYRLFGKQANDLSIEKEKKIVKQISDNQNIWEMTINPGQLGIDTFSIDKQQWNDMLNKNMKSFFKANKIDPNKITGHWVIHSNTKYPHIHLSFWEKYPDINGNYRKKGSFNKESVEKLKTMFETSLTYQEEYEDFYVTKNSIWDSRKEMKQLMKEQNTKTVLYNSVKTIRSFYQDSRNKNYAVSKNVDELKQAVWNIFDHMKDNNPKLNNEYEKYINAIEEVKNTNYESKELQQQANDFVNNEFAEFESQIGNIIIKDCLGEQASSWSDDSLDLAFNWNEWDRIFREWEWEFENIQFWKKIEALKKYNKNIKETKISSNVVRR, from the coding sequence ATGATTATAAAAGTTGAATTTTCTAATAAGAATGTAAAGAAAAAAGAAAACAAGAAAAGTGGAAAAGTCCACGATCACGATTTTTATAAGTCTGGAACATATATCGATTACATAACAAGACAACAGGCTGTTTACATTCAAAAAGATGATGTAACTAAACAAGTTTTAAAACAAGAATATCAAGATAGAAATATTGAATGAGAAGATTTTTTAGATTCTAAATTAAAAATGAATTTCTTAACTGATGATCAATCTAAAACAGGACTTTATCGTTTGTTTGGTAAACAAGCTAATGATTTGTCAATTGAAAAGGAAAAGAAAATAGTTAAACAAATATCTGATAATCAAAATATTTGGGAAATGACTATTAATCCTGGACAACTTGGAATTGATACATTTTCTATCGATAAACAACAATGAAATGATATGTTGAATAAAAATATGAAAAGTTTTTTTAAAGCAAATAAGATTGATCCAAATAAAATAACTGGACACTGAGTAATTCACTCTAACACTAAATATCCACATATTCATTTAAGTTTCTGAGAAAAGTATCCTGATATAAATGGTAATTATAGGAAAAAAGGTTCATTTAATAAAGAAAGTGTTGAAAAACTAAAAACTATGTTTGAAACTAGTTTAACTTATCAAGAAGAATATGAAGATTTTTATGTAACTAAAAATTCTATTTGAGATTCTAGAAAAGAAATGAAACAACTGATGAAAGAACAAAACACAAAAACTGTTTTATATAACTCAGTTAAAACTATTAGAAGTTTTTATCAAGATAGTAGGAATAAAAATTATGCAGTATCTAAAAACGTCGATGAATTAAAACAAGCTGTATGAAATATTTTTGATCATATGAAAGATAACAATCCTAAATTGAATAATGAATATGAAAAATATATCAATGCAATTGAAGAAGTCAAAAACACTAACTACGAATCAAAAGAACTTCAACAACAAGCTAATGATTTTGTAAATAATGAGTTCGCTGAATTTGAAAGTCAAATTGGAAATATTATTATCAAAGACTGTTTAGGTGAACAAGCTTCTAGTTGAAGTGATGATAGTTTAGATTTAGCTTTCAACTGAAACGAATGAGATCGAATTTTTAGAGAATGAGAATGAGAGTTTGAAAATATTCAATTCTGAAAAAAAATCGAAGCATTGAAAAAATACAACAAAAACATTAAAGAAACTAAAATTTCATCTAATGTGGTAAGGAGATAG
- a CDS encoding MAGa4850 family ICE element protein, protein MSHIKNWILMLEDNNPKEIELFLMNERFNKTYENKKYDKLCENTISIIKKAKLIIGESFVAKLTGDKVAIEILMILKAMSKATVTKKTLLELGFKNSSIKLAIKKLFELKILDKAIYEKSGILKLTRKVFRNKKEKFWIIKGEFLIKYFLLYGLTNCLAMLDSMYCWKATKNKQLENSNSKFALVQNNYFLKLNVSRTKIWRAFKALSDFLGICYSKLVLIIRTSEKKFDVFWNKNGQRVKKFVCYEFKTERLLSSEIKKLFLKN, encoded by the coding sequence ATGTCACATATTAAGAATTGAATTCTAATGTTAGAAGATAACAATCCAAAAGAAATTGAATTGTTTTTGATGAATGAACGTTTCAACAAAACATATGAAAACAAAAAGTATGACAAGCTTTGTGAAAATACAATTTCAATTATCAAAAAAGCAAAACTTATAATTGGTGAAAGTTTTGTAGCTAAGTTAACAGGAGATAAGGTTGCAATTGAAATTTTAATGATTTTAAAAGCAATGAGTAAAGCTACTGTAACTAAAAAAACTTTATTAGAACTTGGATTCAAAAATTCAAGTATCAAATTAGCAATTAAAAAACTTTTTGAATTGAAAATACTCGATAAAGCAATTTATGAAAAATCTGGAATTTTAAAACTAACTAGAAAAGTTTTCAGAAATAAAAAAGAAAAGTTCTGAATCATTAAAGGTGAGTTTTTGATTAAGTACTTCTTGTTATATGGACTAACTAATTGCTTAGCTATGCTAGATAGTATGTATTGTTGAAAAGCAACCAAAAACAAACAGCTTGAAAATTCTAACAGTAAATTTGCTTTAGTTCAAAACAACTACTTTTTGAAACTAAATGTAAGTAGAACTAAGATTTGAAGAGCATTTAAAGCTTTGTCTGATTTTCTAGGTATTTGTTATTCAAAACTAGTTTTAATCATAAGAACAAGCGAAAAGAAATTTGATGTATTTTGAAATAAAAACGGACAACGAGTTAAAAAGTTTGTCTGTTATGAATTTAAAACTGAACGTTTACTATCGAGTGAAATTAAAAAACTTTTTCTGAAAAACTAG
- a CDS encoding BspA family leucine-rich repeat surface protein — translation MKMFKWLGLGLLTATSVISTSCVIANSISERNQYINSQDNNSAGTLAQNLNRKVDELKTKITEVDENIKSLETEKKDLTNLTTQLSRTLQEKETELGRVKTELETEKNNHETIKGKKEVLEREIGTLKSDISSRTNKLSEMNKELGDKNKEIKDLRSKLQSTQDEITKINTENDDYKQMITNIWNSKMKNTVYSGEKYQSLLNRFEKTTGVKVDLDKQDQANKEIGDGENKKLIVKKGSMKLELDTGDIYPKIRKQKTKPYNPRTGGFTESTEVTEVGYSVLDSGEVKIEPLSRISTKVSGKLPWFVTNLDEAFYNHRIEFPFYFGLENWDVSNVTSMNETFSLSLVNAYLGGWDTRNVESFQGTFSGANGFDGNISSWWVFQANTFKFVTAGCPLWAEPLWTTNLPHTIRARYTTNHPQEPEPFIRAFN, via the coding sequence ATGAAAATGTTTAAATGACTAGGGTTAGGTTTACTAACTGCTACTAGTGTGATTTCAACATCATGTGTAATTGCTAATAGCATAAGTGAACGTAACCAATATATAAACTCACAAGATAATAATTCTGCAGGTACTTTAGCTCAAAACTTAAATAGAAAAGTTGATGAACTAAAAACTAAAATCACTGAAGTTGATGAAAATATAAAAAGTCTTGAAACTGAAAAAAAAGATCTTACAAATCTAACAACACAGCTTAGTAGAACTTTACAAGAAAAAGAAACTGAACTAGGACGAGTAAAAACAGAACTTGAAACTGAAAAAAATAATCATGAAACAATAAAAGGTAAAAAAGAAGTTCTAGAAAGAGAGATAGGAACGTTAAAATCTGATATTTCATCTCGAACTAACAAACTTAGTGAAATGAACAAAGAATTAGGTGATAAAAATAAAGAAATAAAGGATCTTAGATCAAAATTACAATCCACTCAAGATGAAATAACTAAAATAAACACAGAAAATGATGATTATAAACAAATGATCACTAATATTTGAAACTCAAAAATGAAAAATACTGTTTATAGTGGAGAAAAATATCAAAGTTTATTAAATAGATTTGAAAAAACAACTGGAGTTAAAGTTGATTTAGACAAACAAGATCAAGCCAATAAAGAAATTGGTGATGGTGAAAATAAGAAATTAATAGTTAAAAAAGGTTCAATGAAACTTGAACTAGATACGGGAGATATTTATCCAAAAATAAGAAAACAAAAAACTAAACCTTATAATCCAAGAACCGGAGGGTTTACAGAAAGTACTGAGGTGACTGAAGTAGGTTATTCTGTATTGGATAGTGGTGAAGTTAAAATAGAACCGCTAAGTAGAATTTCGACTAAAGTAAGTGGTAAATTACCTTGATTTGTTACAAATCTAGATGAAGCTTTCTATAATCACCGAATTGAATTCCCATTCTACTTTGGTTTAGAAAATTGAGATGTATCAAATGTAACTAGTATGAATGAAACTTTTTCATTATCTCTTGTTAATGCCTACTTAGGTGGATGAGATACAAGAAATGTAGAATCATTTCAAGGTACTTTTTCAGGAGCAAACGGATTTGATGGTAATATTTCATCTTGATGAGTATTTCAAGCAAACACATTTAAATTTGTTACTGCTGGTTGCCCTCTTTGGGCAGAACCTTTATGAACCACAAATCTGCCACATACCATTAGAGCTCGTTATACCACCAACCACCCTCAAGAACCAGAACCTTTTATTAGAGCATTTAATTAA
- a CDS encoding BspA family leucine-rich repeat surface protein, with translation MKLFKWLGLTFLISTSVISTSALIFNNVNKQDRTFNPQNNRQADTIIDQLNTTIRNIKNEITKINDKVGQLLGEKERLTSTRTSLEIQIGDKQSEIENTQTLIATEKGNIEQLQETKGRLETEKTGLTSVLDKLNKEIKEKDEEIKKLKNYIEQLKKQLNAKEAELSAIKQQNDAYKEIVTEVWNQKMKDTVWGGETYQSLLDRFNKTAGFEFKLKSDSQSGNKIENGGDKKFRVKKGTIELELEMGRIYPKTNKQKWAPYVKPGLNSNQLVEFGWDENGKIEKVVSVAIKVPNQLPWFITNLSGAFAGNGLESIEGLDHWDVSNVTNMSHMFENAKNFNQNISNWNTSNVKHMEKMFWGAVNYKQNLSTWVITDDCKTTEFIGHSEALWKDKEYVVQTTGVKYKLWDICLPQKIKDRWNNQYNKIGT, from the coding sequence ATGAAGCTATTTAAATGACTAGGCTTAACATTTTTAATATCAACTAGTGTAATTTCAACTTCAGCACTAATTTTTAATAATGTAAATAAACAAGATCGTACATTTAACCCTCAAAACAATCGACAAGCAGATACTATTATCGACCAGTTAAATACAACAATAAGAAATATAAAAAATGAAATTACTAAAATTAATGATAAAGTTGGTCAACTTTTAGGTGAAAAAGAACGTCTTACATCAACTAGAACTAGTCTTGAAATTCAAATCGGAGATAAACAATCTGAAATAGAAAATACACAAACACTAATTGCAACTGAAAAAGGAAATATAGAACAACTTCAAGAAACAAAAGGTAGATTAGAAACTGAAAAGACAGGTTTAACAAGTGTTTTAGATAAACTTAATAAAGAAATTAAAGAAAAAGATGAAGAAATAAAAAAATTAAAAAATTATATTGAACAACTTAAAAAACAATTAAATGCAAAAGAAGCTGAACTTAGTGCAATAAAACAACAAAATGATGCATACAAAGAAATTGTTACTGAAGTTTGAAATCAAAAAATGAAAGATACTGTCTGAGGTGGCGAAACTTATCAATCACTACTAGATAGATTTAATAAAACCGCAGGCTTTGAATTCAAATTAAAAAGTGATTCTCAATCTGGCAATAAAATTGAAAACGGTGGAGATAAAAAATTTAGAGTTAAAAAAGGTACTATTGAACTTGAATTAGAAATGGGACGTATTTATCCAAAAACTAATAAACAAAAGTGAGCCCCTTATGTAAAGCCAGGGCTTAATAGTAACCAATTAGTTGAGTTTGGTTGAGATGAAAATGGAAAAATAGAGAAAGTCGTATCTGTTGCGATTAAAGTGCCTAACCAACTACCTTGATTTATCACAAATCTTAGCGGGGCATTTGCTGGTAATGGGCTTGAGTCAATTGAAGGTTTAGATCATTGAGATGTTTCAAATGTAACAAATATGAGTCATATGTTTGAAAATGCTAAAAATTTCAACCAAAATATATCTAATTGAAATACTTCAAATGTAAAACATATGGAAAAAATGTTCTGAGGAGCAGTAAATTATAAACAAAACTTATCTACTTGAGTAATAACTGACGACTGTAAAACAACTGAATTTATTGGTCATAGTGAAGCTCTTTGAAAAGATAAAGAATATGTAGTTCAAACTACAGGAGTAAAATATAAACTATGAGATATTTGTCTTCCTCAAAAAATTAAAGATCGTTGAAATAATCAATATAATAAAATAGGTACATAA
- a CDS encoding BspA family leucine-rich repeat surface protein: MKMFKWLGLGLLTATSVISTSCVIANSISEHNQYINSQDNNSANTLVQNLSTKINDLKTKINEVDDKIGELKQDKVDLTNETSNINNRQIPAKQRELEDVNTLLETAKGETQELLQQKGALEAEIISLREQVGQKNRQIQDMNQRIKSLNETKARLTSELQGKEQELSTLNGQNSAYEQLIVEAWNKNIKGTVWSGETHSSLLNRFKNTTGIDVELENQNDADIEIGDRPGKFEVQKGSIKLELDMGDVYEKERDQKRGSYKLNDPRYPEYKHGTEVSQIGYFINRGGEVQIKNMRFGSKVPKQLPWFITDLSGAFQNLVSDIVIDLEHWDVSNVKYMINTFRNTNAFNHNIASWNTSKVIDFRWVFWDARGFRQSISSWRVDKKATTEFFMNDQCPLYHNPRRSLNLPTTLRERFTDGNGFG; the protein is encoded by the coding sequence ATGAAAATGTTTAAATGACTAGGATTGGGTTTATTAACTGCTACTAGTGTGATTTCAACATCATGTGTAATTGCTAATAGCATAAGTGAACATAACCAATATATAAACTCACAAGATAATAACTCAGCAAATACTTTAGTACAAAACTTAAGTACAAAAATTAATGATTTAAAAACTAAAATCAATGAAGTTGATGATAAAATAGGAGAACTTAAACAAGACAAAGTAGATCTTACAAATGAAACATCAAATATTAATAATAGACAAATCCCTGCAAAACAACGAGAACTAGAAGATGTAAATACACTTCTTGAAACTGCAAAAGGTGAAACACAAGAACTTCTACAACAAAAAGGTGCTTTAGAAGCAGAAATAATAAGTCTTAGAGAACAGGTTGGTCAAAAAAATCGACAAATTCAAGATATGAACCAAAGAATAAAGAGTTTAAATGAAACAAAAGCGAGACTTACTTCTGAATTACAAGGAAAAGAACAAGAGCTTTCTACATTAAATGGACAAAATAGTGCATATGAACAATTGATTGTTGAAGCTTGAAATAAGAACATTAAAGGCACTGTTTGAAGTGGTGAAACTCATTCTTCATTATTAAATAGATTTAAAAATACAACTGGAATTGACGTTGAATTAGAAAATCAAAATGATGCTGATATAGAAATTGGTGATAGACCGGGAAAATTCGAAGTTCAAAAAGGTTCTATTAAACTTGAACTAGATATGGGGGATGTTTATGAAAAAGAAAGAGATCAAAAACGTGGAAGTTATAAATTAAATGACCCAAGATACCCAGAATATAAACATGGTACTGAAGTGTCTCAAATAGGTTACTTTATAAATAGAGGTGGAGAAGTTCAAATAAAAAATATGCGTTTTGGTTCTAAAGTACCTAAACAATTACCTTGATTTATTACAGATCTTAGTGGAGCATTCCAAAACTTAGTATCAGATATTGTAATAGATTTAGAACATTGAGATGTATCTAATGTAAAGTATATGATAAATACTTTTAGAAACACAAATGCATTCAACCATAACATAGCAAGTTGAAACACAAGTAAGGTAATAGATTTTAGATGAGTTTTTTGAGATGCAAGAGGATTTAGGCAAAGCATTTCATCTTGACGAGTTGACAAAAAAGCAACAACAGAATTTTTTATGAATGATCAATGTCCACTTTACCACAACCCGCGTCGATCATTAAATCTTCCTACAACTCTTAGAGAACGTTTCACCGATGGAAACGGATTTGGTTAA
- a CDS encoding BspA family leucine-rich repeat surface protein yields the protein MKLFKWLGLTFLTSTSVISTSALIFSNVNKQSHTLNPQNNQQDDNITTELNRLITIIKTKITEINNKVGQLLGEKQRLIDARNDAQEKLKEVEDSILDINNKIATEQQSQGTIQSEKMLLEQNRDELSGQIRRYDKDIELKDREIKGLEEENEKLNRKISATQAQIDTARGKNIQYETIIHIAWNSKMRDTVWGGETYKSLLDRLNKTLGFKFELQDESKANNKIEKGPNDKKFKVKKGQLELELDMGDIYEKSQKASTRPYFREGVRSTESTEILKFGWDENGKIENIGEPVTKVPKDLPWFITDLSGAFKGFKFRRYNHIINLEYWDTSNVTNMSSMFEDSMVNQAILTQEVKRDDGTTYTAWDTSNVTNMSSMFKNAKKFNQDISNWNVSNVRNMSHMFNDAINYESDLSTWNIHPECFTLHFITHTSPLWNGDLWNYHVPKIIRGRYNDLQPGIWG from the coding sequence ATGAAACTATTTAAATGACTAGGTTTAACATTTTTAACATCAACTAGTGTAATTTCAACTTCAGCACTAATTTTTAGTAATGTAAATAAACAAAGCCATACATTAAATCCTCAAAACAATCAACAAGATGATAATATTACTACCGAGTTAAATAGATTAATAACAATTATAAAAACTAAAATTACTGAAATTAATAATAAAGTTGGTCAACTTTTAGGTGAAAAACAAAGACTTATAGATGCTAGAAATGATGCTCAAGAAAAATTAAAGGAAGTAGAAGATAGTATATTAGATATAAATAATAAGATTGCAACTGAACAACAATCACAGGGAACTATTCAAAGTGAAAAGATGCTTTTAGAACAAAACAGAGATGAATTATCAGGTCAAATAAGACGTTATGATAAAGATATAGAACTAAAAGACAGAGAAATAAAAGGATTAGAAGAAGAAAATGAAAAACTTAACAGAAAAATAAGTGCAACACAGGCTCAAATTGATACAGCAAGAGGTAAAAATATTCAATATGAAACAATAATTCATATTGCTTGAAACTCAAAAATGAGAGACACAGTTTGAGGTGGTGAAACTTATAAATCTTTACTAGATAGACTTAATAAAACTTTAGGTTTTAAATTTGAATTGCAAGATGAAAGTAAAGCTAATAATAAAATAGAAAAGGGTCCAAACGATAAAAAATTTAAAGTTAAAAAAGGTCAATTAGAGCTTGAATTAGATATGGGAGATATTTATGAAAAAAGTCAAAAAGCCAGTACAAGACCATATTTCCGAGAAGGGGTAAGAAGTACAGAAAGTACAGAAATACTTAAATTTGGTTGAGATGAAAATGGTAAAATAGAAAACATAGGAGAACCTGTTACTAAAGTACCTAAAGATCTGCCTTGGTTTATTACAGATCTTAGTGGAGCATTTAAAGGATTTAAATTTCGAAGATATAATCATATTATTAATTTAGAATACTGAGACACTTCAAATGTGACTAATATGAGTAGTATGTTTGAAGATTCAATGGTCAACCAAGCCATTTTAACACAAGAAGTAAAAAGAGATGATGGGACAACATATACTGCTTGAGACACTTCAAATGTGACTAATATGAGTAGTATGTTTAAAAATGCTAAGAAATTCAACCAAGATATATCTAATTGAAATGTTTCTAATGTAAGAAATATGTCACATATGTTTAATGATGCAATAAATTATGAAAGTGATTTGTCTACTTGAAATATACATCCTGAGTGTTTTACATTACATTTTATTACCCATACTAGTCCTCTTTGAAATGGTGATCTATGAAATTATCATGTACCTAAAATAATTAGAGGACGTTATAATGACTTACAACCAGGAATATGAGGTTAA
- the rpmB gene encoding 50S ribosomal protein L28, with amino-acid sequence MARKDALTGKSALSGNSRSHALNATKRKWNLNLQKVRVMDEKGNVFNIKVSARTLRTLKKQEKLV; translated from the coding sequence ATGGCAAGAAAAGATGCATTAACAGGTAAGTCTGCATTATCAGGTAATTCTAGATCTCACGCATTAAATGCAACTAAAAGAAAATGAAACTTAAACTTACAAAAAGTTAGAGTGATGGATGAAAAAGGTAATGTATTCAACATCAAAGTTTCAGCTAGAACTTTAAGAACTTTAAAAAAACAAGAAAAATTAGTTTAA